A region from the Flavobacterium enshiense genome encodes:
- a CDS encoding DUF1304 domain-containing protein — protein sequence MTILSKILISLVAFIHIYIVWLEIFAWTTHAKKVFRKVPADMFEKTKQLAGNQGLYNGFLAAGLIWSLFIGNTHWSFNVALFFLSCVFVAGIYGAITVQKSIFYVQSLPAILAIISIHFMK from the coding sequence ATGACTATTTTATCCAAAATACTGATAAGTTTAGTCGCCTTCATTCATATTTACATTGTATGGTTGGAAATATTTGCCTGGACTACCCATGCCAAAAAAGTATTTCGGAAAGTTCCAGCTGATATGTTTGAAAAAACTAAACAGTTAGCAGGAAATCAAGGACTATATAATGGTTTCCTGGCTGCAGGACTTATTTGGTCACTATTCATCGGTAATACACATTGGAGTTTCAACGTGGCACTATTCTTTTTGAGCTGCGTTTTCGTTGCAGGTATTTATGGCGCTATTACAGTACAAAAGTCCATTTTTTATGTACAGTCGCTTCCGGCGATACTAGCAATAATCAGTATACATTTC
- a CDS encoding SRPBCC family protein: MQTIYHDLIINVSREKVFEAVSTPQGLNNWWTLHCKGKPGLNEKYNLYFGEGYDWFASLSKFNENEAIEFSMTDAMEEWLPTSFGFILKQENGDRTYVQFYHTNWYEVSQEFRIASYCWANLLRELKQYLEKGIITPFEDRN; encoded by the coding sequence ATGCAGACCATTTATCACGACCTTATCATCAACGTTTCAAGGGAGAAAGTCTTTGAAGCGGTATCAACACCTCAAGGATTAAACAACTGGTGGACACTACACTGCAAGGGAAAGCCCGGATTAAACGAAAAATACAATTTATATTTCGGCGAAGGATACGATTGGTTTGCTTCACTTTCCAAATTTAATGAAAATGAAGCTATCGAATTTTCCATGACAGATGCAATGGAAGAATGGTTACCGACAAGTTTTGGATTCATTTTAAAACAAGAAAACGGCGATCGGACTTATGTTCAGTTTTACCACACAAACTGGTATGAGGTTAGTCAGGAATTTCGAATTGCAAGTTATTGTTGGGCCAATTTATTACGAGAATTAAAGCAATACCTTGAAAAAGGGATCATTACTCCGTTTGAAGACAGAAATTAA
- a CDS encoding TMEM175 family protein — translation MNKNRLEAFSDGVLAIIITIMVLELKVPEGKDIESLLPLFPKFLSYVMSFIYVGIYWNNHHHMMHTVKRVTGGILWANLHLLFWLSLFPFVTAWIGENNFAPFPMTMYGIVLLMAAIAYFVLQSQILKNHGSDSVLSKAIGSDLKGKISPILYLIGIICANFNAIIAGVMYIAVALMWLIPDKRIEKIIDSQ, via the coding sequence ATGAACAAAAATCGGTTAGAAGCTTTTAGTGATGGTGTATTGGCCATTATCATTACTATTATGGTCCTGGAATTAAAAGTTCCGGAAGGAAAAGATATTGAATCGCTTCTCCCCTTGTTTCCAAAGTTCCTGAGCTATGTAATGAGCTTTATCTATGTCGGAATTTATTGGAACAACCATCACCACATGATGCATACCGTAAAAAGAGTTACCGGCGGAATTCTCTGGGCCAACCTGCATTTGTTATTCTGGCTGTCATTATTTCCTTTTGTAACAGCATGGATTGGCGAAAATAACTTTGCTCCTTTCCCAATGACGATGTATGGTATTGTACTTTTAATGGCCGCGATAGCTTATTTTGTTTTGCAATCTCAAATTCTGAAAAACCACGGTTCCGACTCAGTACTTTCAAAAGCCATCGGAAGTGATTTAAAAGGAAAAATTTCTCCTATTTTGTACCTTATCGGGATAATTTGTGCTAACTTTAATGCTATTATTGCCGGAGTCATGTATATAGCTGTTGCATTAATGTGGTTGATTCCGGATAAACGGATTGAAAAAATCATCGATTCCCAATAA
- a CDS encoding GldL-related protein — MKNKHIIIAFILGFIITIIGALFKIMHWPYASALLILGMLCEAYAGIALVVKIYKDQNPNGFFNK, encoded by the coding sequence ATGAAAAACAAGCATATCATAATTGCATTTATACTGGGCTTTATCATAACTATCATTGGAGCACTTTTTAAAATTATGCATTGGCCTTATGCCTCTGCTCTGTTAATATTAGGAATGTTATGTGAAGCGTATGCAGGTATAGCACTCGTAGTCAAAATTTATAAAGATCAGAATCCAAACGGTTTTTTCAACAAATAA